Proteins encoded together in one Cicer arietinum cultivar CDC Frontier isolate Library 1 chromosome 4, Cicar.CDCFrontier_v2.0, whole genome shotgun sequence window:
- the LOC101511881 gene encoding glucomannan 4-beta-mannosyltransferase 9-like — protein MVEFQGASDEVSLQLEFIWRQVREPLIVPILRVAVFLCLTMSLMMLVERVYMGIVICLVKLFDRKPEKQYKWESFKDDVELGNSNYPMVLVQVPMYNEREVYQLSIGAACGLSWPSDRIIIQILDDSTDPTIKELVELECHKWRSKGVNIKYEVRDNRNGYKAGALKEGMKHSYVKQCDYVAIFDADFQPEPDFLWRTIPFFVNNPEIGLVQARWKFVNADECLMTRMQEMSLDYHFRVEQEVGSSTYAFFGFNGTAGVWRTLALNEAGGWKDRTTVEDMDLAVRASLKGWKFLYLSNLKVKNELPSTLKAYRYQQHRWSCGPANLFRKMFREIVTNKKVSFWKKIYVVYSFFFVRKIVAHINTFVFYCIVLPATVVVPEVVVPKWGAVYIPSIITLLNAVGTPRSLHLLLFWILFENTMSLHRTKATIIGLLEASRVNEWVVTEKLGDALKGKVGGKGLKTFRFRIVDRIHMLELLVGFYLLFCGCYDLMYGKNHFFIFLYIQALAFFIMAFGYVGTFIPNS, from the exons ATGGTTGAATTTCAAGGAGCAAGTGATGAAGTTAGTTTACAACTTGAGTTTATTTGGAGACAAGTTAGAGAACCATTGATCGTGCCAATACTGAGAGTGGCAGTGTTTCTATGTTTGACCATGTCGTTGATGATGTTGGTTGAGAGGGTTTACATGGGCATTGTTATTTGTTTGGTCAAGTTGTTTGATAGAAAACCAGAAAAGCAATATAAATGGGAGAGTTTTAAGGATGATGTTGAGTTGGGAAACTCTAATTATCCAATGGTTCTTGTTCAAGTTCCAATGTACAATGAAAGAGAG GTTTATCAGCTATCAATTGGTGCTGCATGTGGACTCTCTTGGCCTTCTGATAGGATCATCATACAAATTCTTGATGATTCAACTGACCCAACAATCAAG GAGTTGGTGGAGCTAGAATGCCATAAATGGAGAAGCAAAGGTGTGAACATAAAGTATGAAGTTAGGGACAACAGAAATGGGTATAAAGCAGGTGCTCTAAAAGAAGGAATGAAGCATAGCTATGTGAAACAATGTGATTATGTTGCCATCTTTGATGCTGATTTTCAACCAGAACCTGATTTTCTTTGGCGAACCATTCCTTTCTTTGTTAATAATCCTGAAATTGGTCTTGTTCAGGCTCGCTGGAAGTTTG TGAATGCGGACGAATGTTTGATGACAAGGATGCAAGAAATGTCACTTGATTACCATTTTAGAGTGGAACAAGAAGTGGGGTCTTCCACCTACGCTTTTTTTGGCTTCAATG GGACTGCTGGTGTATGGAGAACTTTGGCTTTGAATGAAGCAGGTGGGTGGAAAGATAGGACCACAGTGGAAGACATGGACCTTGCTGTACGTGCCAGTCTCAAAGGATGGAAATTCTTATACCTCTCCAATTTAAAG GTTAAAAATGAATTGCCAAGTACTTTAAAGGCCTATAGATACCAACAACATCGATGGTCATGTGGGCCGGCCAATCTTTTCAGAAAAATGTTTAGGGAGATTGTGACAAACAAG AAAGTATCTTTTTGGAAGAAGATATATGTTGTTTACAGTTTTTTCTTTGTTCGAAAGATTGTGGCCCACATCAACACATTTGTGTTCTATTGCATTGTGTTACCTGCAACAGTTGTTGTGCCTGAGGTTGTGGTCCCTAAGTGGGGTGCTGTTTATATCCCTTCCATCATCACACTTCTAAATGCTGTTGGAACTCCAAG GTCACTTCATTTACTTCTCTTTTGGATTTTGTTTGAGAATACTATGTCTCTACATCGAACCAAGGCAACAATTATTGGTCTTTTAGAGGCTAGTAGGGTGAATGAATGGGTTGTTACTGAAAAACTTGGTGATGCTCTTAAGGGTAAAGTTGGTGGAAAAGGACTTAAAACATTTCGATTCAGGATTGTAGATAG GATTCACATGTTAGAACTTCTTGTTGGATTCTACCTCCTCTTCTGTGGTTGTTATGATCTTATGTATGGGAAAAATCacttcttcatatttttatacaTCCAAGCACTTGCTTTCTTCATCATGGCATTTGGATATGTTGGCACTTTTATTCCGAACTCATAA